One Primulina tabacum isolate GXHZ01 chromosome 10, ASM2559414v2, whole genome shotgun sequence DNA segment encodes these proteins:
- the LOC142505889 gene encoding uncharacterized protein LOC142505889, translating into MVSKTKQASFPSNLERTVASVLLLLSSLPPKDMINDFSSPESLENSRFSVSKSSNGSWSSETSVDEKTSVVISVPRFRHELKLKVARKKRSKSIWVSDDLKLTSIKPATSSDCASGITSADASSCLSSNPSIQSHSTESKAIKKVRKPVVSTHMEHQAEAILRILSKGNASEVKIRQLLGDSPSTSKALRTLLKQEEVKRYGAGGRRDPYIYKIA; encoded by the exons ATGGTCTCGAAGACAAAACAAGCTTCATTTCCTTCAAATCTCGAACGAACGGTCGCCTCCGTCCTTCTCCTCCTCTCCTCCCTCCCCCCGAA gGATATGATTAACGACTTCAGCAGTCCAGAAAGCTTAGAGAATTCGAGATTTTCCGTCTCGAAATCAAGCAACGGATCGTGGAGTTCAGAGACGAGTGTAGATGAAAAAACGTCTGTGGTCATATCTGTGCCTCGGTTTCGTCATGAGCTTAAGCTAAAG GTAGCTCGAAAGAAACGCTCAAAGAGCATCTGGGTATCTGATGACCTAAAACTGACTTCCATCAAGCCAGCAACATCATCCGACTGTGCTTCGGGCATAACATCAGCCGATGCTTCATCGTGCTTGTCAAGTAACCCAAGCATTCAAAGTCACAGTACCGAAAGTAAAGCCATCAAGAAGGTGAGGAAGCCAGTTGTTTCTACTCATATGGAACACCAAGCTGAGGCCATACTGAGAATCTTGTCTAAAGGGAACGCTTCTGAAGTGAAAATTCGCCAGTTGCTCGGTGATAGCCCCTCCACCAGCAAAGCCTTGAGAAC GTTGCTGAAACAAGAGGAAGTAAAGAGATATGGAGCTGGAGGTCGCAGAGATCCTTATATTTACAAG ATAGCATGA